GAGCACGTAGCCGGCGTAGCGCAGCCGGTCCACCTGGCTGAGCCCGCGGCCGCCGATACAAATATGCGCCTGCTCGAGCTTCTTCGCCTGGTTCAGCACCATCAGGCGCTCGGTCGGCGCCGTGATCGGACCGATCGTGCCGTCACCCTCGATCCCGCCGAACAGCCGTTCGCAGTCCGCAACCAGCAGCTCATGATCGATCGCGCCCGCCGCGGCGATAAAGACCCTGCCCGCGCGATAGCGATCGGCCATGAACGAAACCAGCAGCTCGCGATCGATCGCGTTGACGGTCTCGACCGAACCGAAAATCGGCAGCGCCAGCGGATGGCCGCCCCAGAAATGCAGATTGAAGAGATCGTGGATAAAATCGTCGGGCGTATCTTCGGCCTGCGAGATCTCCTGCAGCACCACTTGCCGCTCGCGATCGATCTCCTCGGGGGCAAAGACTGAATCGAGGAAGATGTCGGCGAGTAAATCCACCGTCATCTTGACGTCCTCGCCCAGCACCTTGGCGTAGTAGCAGGTGTACTCCTTGCCGGTAAACGCATTGAGCACGCCGCCGACCGCGTCGATCGACTCGGCGATTTGCGCCGCGGTGCGCTTCGCGGTGCCCTTGAACAGCAGATGCTCGATAAAGTGCGAGACGCCGTTCTCCGGCCCCTCTTCGTACCGCGAGCCATTCTCGACCCAGATGCCGATCGTGGCCGACAGCACCTGCGGCATCGCCTCGGTGAGAACGCGAACCCCGTTCGTCAGTACGCTCTTTTTTATCATCAAGATCAGATTCGAATCCTATTTGGCCTTTTGCTCGAGTTCCTCTTGCGCCTCGCGTAGCGAGAGCCGGATTTTTCCGCTGCGATCAACGTCGAGCACCTTGACCATGATCTCGTCGCCCTCGTGCACGACGTCTTCGACCCGCCGCACGCGCTCTTTGGCGAGCTGTGAGATGTGCAGCAGGCCGTCGGTGCCCGGCATGATTTCGACGAAAGCGCCGAACTCGACGATCTTGCGCACCACGCCGTGGTAGATGCGTCCGACCTCGGGCTCCGCCGTGATGCCCTGGATCGCCGCGACCGCCCGTTCCATCGCGTCGCCGTCGGCCGACGCGATCCGCACAGTGCCGTCGTCCTCGATATCGATCTTGCAGCCGGTCTCTTCGACCAGTCCGCGGATCACTTTGCCGCCGGGTCCGATGACGTCGCGGATTTTGTCGGGTTTGATATGCAGGGTTACGATCCGCGGCGCATAGGTCGAGGTGTCGGCGCGCGGTTTCTCGAGCGCCTTTTCCATCACACTCAGCACGAACAGTCGCGCCTCGCGCGCCTGAAGCAGCGCCTGCCGCATCACGTCGCGCGTCACGCCGCCGACCTTGTTATCCATCTGGATCGCCGTGATGCCGTCGGCGGTGCCCGCCACCTTGAAGTCCATGTCGCCCAGATGGTCTTCGTCGCCCAGGATGTCAGTGAGCACGCGCACCTGCTCGCCTTCCTTGACCAGGCCCATCGCGATTCCCGCGACTGCCCCCTTGACCGGCACGCCGGCGTCGAACAGCGCGAGGCTGCCGCCACACACGCTCGCCATCGAGGAGCTGCCGTTGGATTCGAGCACCTCCGAGACGATGCGGATGGTGTAAGGAAAATCGTCTTCCGCCGGCAGAATCGGCGCCAGCGCGCGCTCCGCCAGGGCGCCGTGCCCGGTGTCGCGGCGCGAAGGACCGCGCAAGAATTTCACTTCCCCGGTCGAAAACGGCGGAAAGTTGTAATGCAGCATGAATTTCTTGAAACGCTCGCCAAACAGCGCGTCCACCCGCTGCTCGTCGGACGAAGTGCCGAGCGTCGCCGTTACCAGCGCCTGCGTTTCGCCGCGCGTGAACAGCGCCGAGCCGTGCGTACGGGGCAGCACCTGGACTTCGGCGCTGAGCGGACGGATCTCGGTCGAACTGCGGTCGTCGATGCGCCGATCCTGTTCGATAATCACCCGGCGCACGCGCTCGCGCAGCACCTTCTCGCTGGCCTCGCCGAGCTCCTTGACGCGATCGGGAAAGCGGCCAGCCATCTCCTCGACGACACGATCCGAGAGGGCATAGACCGCGTTATTGCGCTCCTGCTTGCCGGAAATCTTGAGCGCCGCTTCGAGGTCGCCGCCCATCTGCTCTTTGACCGCGGCCAGCAGCGCGGGATCGAGCACCTTGGGCTTGAATTCGCGCTTTGGCTTGCCGGCCAGCCGCCGCAGCTCCTCCTGCAGCTCGAAGACCGGACGCAGCTCTTCGTGCGCCATGAACAATGCTTCCAGGACCGCTTCCTCGTCCACGATGTCTGCGCCGCCCTCGAGCATCACGATCGAGTCGGGCTTGGCCGCGACCACCAGCGAGATGTCGCTCTCTTCGAATTCGGCAAATTTCGGATTAACGGTTATGCGGCCGTCGATCCGGCCCATCCGCACCGCCGCGACCGGCCCATTATGCGGAACGTCCGAAACCTCGAGCGCCGCCGATGCCGCAATCAGCGCGAGCGTATCGGGATCATTGTCGCGATCGGCCGAGAGCACCGTCACGACGATCTGCGTCTCCTTGTCGTAGCCTTTGGGAAACAGCGGACGCATCGCCCGATCGATCAGGCGGGAAGTCAGAATCTCTTTTTCCGACGGTCGCCCTTCGCGCTTGAAAAAGCCGCCAGGGATCTTGCCGGCGGCGAAGGTCTTTTCCTGATAGTCCACCGTGAGCGGCAGAAAATCGATCTTCTCCCGCGCCTGATAGGCCGATACCACCGTTGCGAGCACGACCGTATCGCCATACTGCGCGAGGACGGCGCCGTGCGCCTGACGGGCCAAACGGCCGGTCTCGAGCGACAACCGCCGCCCGGCAAACTCAATCTCTAGCTTTCGATACATTGCTTACACCTGCGGGATGGAGACGACTGCAACGCCGTTCAATGTCGCGGCTCGGCCACGCGGCGTTACTTTCCTGATGCACCCAAGGGGACGTGACGCGCGCAGAGCCCGCGCATCACCAACGATCAATGCCGCGATGCCGCGGCCTAACGCCGGATGCCGAGCTTCGCAATCAGTCCTTTGTAACGATCAAAGTCCTGCGTATGCAGATAGTCGAGCAGACGGCGGCGCTTGCCGACCAGGCGCAACAATCCGCGACGCGAATGATGGTCTTTCGCGTGACCCTTGAGATGCTGGGTGAGCTGCTCGATTCGCGCGGAAAAAATCGCGATTTGAACTTCGGACGAACCGCTGTCGGTTGCCGCTCTGGCGTTAGCCTTTATGATGTCCCGTTTACGGGCGGCCTCGAGAGGCATCAGGTATTGCTTCTTTCCCTCTTCCTTTTGTTGACCGCGAGGCTACCAGAGCTTCGCGCCACAGTAAAGGCGCGCACTCCCCTTTCAGACCTTCGGTGCGATCACAGAAAACCTGCGTCATCACTCAAGGCGCGCCGATCGCGCCCGCCGAGGCTGACTCGGTACCGCCAGCTACTGTAACTCCCTTACGGACGCGAACAGTATCTTCCGGATGTTTTGGAACGTCAACGCGGATAGTGCGATAACCACCGCTGGAGGCGTTGGGCGCCACGAATCCAACTGTGTATTGCTCGCGCAACTCCTCGCTGATTGAGCGGCAAGCGTCGCGCATCGCTTCGCCGTCGCCAACTTCCCTCAAGACGTAGGTCTTGGCCCCGGTCTCGCCTGAGAGCAGTCTCAGCGTGCGTCCATCGACCTCATCGATACCCGAAAAAGCCGAGAAAAGTCCGCCTCCACCGCCGCCATTGTCCTCCCCGATCCCAATGGAATACACCAGCACGCCCATCCGCCGCGCATAGGCGACGACGTCTTGCAGATCCGCCTGACTCTCATTATCCATCCCGTCGGTGACGACCAGCAGCGCCTTTTTGTCCCAGCGGCCATGACGGACCCGGATGAGGCCCTCGATAATTGTGTCGTAGAGCGCGGTTTCGCCCCACGGGTTGAGGATTTGCAGCTTGTCGATTACGAGTCTGTGATTGAGGGTAAAAGGCTGTAAAAGATAATCACGATCGGAAAATGCAACCAGAAAGATGTCATCTTGCGGATTGAGTTGCTCGATAAAGGTCGTGATCGCAGCCCGCGCTTGAGGAATTTTCGGCCGCATGCTTCCCGAAGTATCGACTAGAATCCCCACCGAGACCGGAGTGTTCAGATCGCGCCGGAAAAATTCGATCGGCCGATTCTGCCCATCAATCGAGAGTTGCAAGTCGTCGCGCTGCAGACCGGTCTGGTAGGTGCCGTCCTGCTTGGTGACGGTGACCGTCACCTGCTCGTAACCGGACTGGTTGCGCAGTTGGCGCGGCGCGATCGAGAGCTCCTGAGGCGCTTGCGGCGCGATCGGTGGAAGCTGATCTGTCGCGCCATGTTGGAGGCCGTTAGCCGGGACTTCGAGGGTCGAGCCCGCGCCGCTCTGCGGCTGGTTTCGTGGCAGTTCCAGGGGTGCCGGGAAGCTGCCCTGCTGCGCCCCGACGATCCGCGCGCAGACCATCAGCGCAAAGATTAAAATCGCGCCGCCAAGGCCGATCGTCATCCGGTGAAATCGATTATTGCGAGTGGTCATATGATTGTTAACGCACTTGGCGCTATGATCTTCCTACTCCCAATCGCGGAGGGCAAGTCGTCACCTCCCCACGCGCTGAGCGTTAGTTCAATCCCGCCAAGCCTCTTGCGTCACTCTGAGCCGAGTCCGCGAGGCGAAAGCCTGCCCTGAGCCTGTCAAAGAGAATCCCGGCTCTTGCTCTTCTTCCCTCCGGTCATCTGCCCGCGCTCAGTCAGACGCGCGAGCACCTCCTTAGATTTGACGAAAAGTCAGCTCCGCGTGTTTCAGACGATCGGCAAAAATTTGCTACGCTGAGCCATAGAGGGGAGGCAGCTTTCTGGATTCCACAGATAGTCGGACGACCACTTCGGGCGAACGCGCGATTCTGGTCGGCGTCGAAACCGGCGCGCGCGACGGCATCACCACTGAGGAGTCGCTCGCCGAACTCGGCGCGTTGGCGGAAAGCGCCGGTGCCGAAGTCGCGGGCAGCGTTCAGCAAAAGCTCAAGGCGATCGATCCGCGCACCTTTATCGGCCGCGGCAAAGCCGCCGAGGTTCGCGAACTCGCGAATCAGCAAGGGGCCGTGCTCGCGATCTTCGACGACGCGCTCAGCCCGGCGCAGGCCCGCAACCTCGAAAATGAACTCAAGCTCCGCGTGATCGATCGTTCGCAGCTCATTCTAGACATCTTCGCGCAACGCGCGCGCACCCTTGAAGGCAAGCTGCAGGTTGAAATCGCGCAACTCAGCTATCTGGCTCCGCGCCTGACGCGCCAATGGGGCCATCTGTCGCGACAGACCGGCGGCAGCGGCGCCGGCGGAAGGATCGGTACGCGCGGCCCCGGCGAGACCCAGCTCGAAGTTGATCGACGGCGCGTGCGCGAGCGGTTGACCCGCCTTAAAGCCCGCCTTGGCGAGGTCGAGCGCACCCGCTCGATCCAGCGCCGCCGCCGCACCGACGTTCCTTACGCCACCGTCGCGCTCGTCGGCTACACCAGTTCGGGCAAATCCACCCTGATGAACGCGCTGACCGGCGCCGGCGTCGAAGTCGCCGATCGACCCTTCTCGACGCTCGACCCGACTATCCGCCGGCTCAAGCTGCCCGGCAACATCCAGGTGATGATTGCCGATACCGTCGGCTTCATTCATCGGCTGCCCCACATGCTGATCGAAGCCTTCAAGGCGACGCTTGAAGAGGTCCGCTCCGCCGATCTCCTGCTCCACGTCGCCGACGCCTCGTCGCCACTGCTCGACGAGAGGATGCGCGTGGTCGATCAGGTGCTAGAGGAGATCGGCGCAGGTGCGACGCCGCGGCTCGTGGTGCTCAACAAGATCGATCTCATCGAAGGCCCGCCGCGGGCGCACTATGGTGAAGAATGCGTGGGCATCTCTGCCCTGCGGCGCAAGGGTTTGGACAACCTGCTCGAAGCGATCGCGCGAACACTGGCGCCGCTGCGCGAAGAGATCGCCGTGACCTTGCCCTCGGCGCGCGGCGACCTCGTTGCGATGGCGCGGCGGGACGGCGAGGTCTTCGCCGCTGAGTACAGCGACGGCGTCGTCGCGATGCGCGCGCGGGTCAGTCCGGCCGTTGCCGGCCGCCTGCGCAAGGCCGCCCTCTTGACCCGCGCGCGGTCCAGATGGAGCGTGCGTGAGTAGTTCGAGACCGATGGCCTCTTCACCGAAATCGTCCGCGCCTCCGTCCCTGGTCGCGCATTATCCGCAGCTCAGCTTCGGCCAGCTCCTCAACGTCCCCAACGCGCTGACGCTCTGCCGGCTCTTCCTGATCCCGGTCTTCCTCGGGATGCTCAGTAAAGGCCGCTTCACCACGGCGCTCTACGTCTTCGGCGCCGCCGCCGTGACCGACGCGCTCGACGGCACGGTCGCACGATGGTTCGATTGCCGCACCGAAATCGGCGCGATTCTCGATCCTTTCGCCGACAAGCTGCTGCTGCTCAGCGCCTTTGTCGCGCTGACCACCGACAATGTGATGCCGGGCTGGCTGCTCGGCGTGGTTGTTATCCGCGACGTCGTCATCGTCTTCGGTTACCTGATGATTTCCTTTTATGCCGACGAGCGCGTGCCGGTGCGTCCGAGCTACCTGGGCAAGACCGCAACGGTCTTTCAGCTCGCCTGCGTGATCGGCGCGCTGTCGCATCTCGGCGCGAGCGAGCCTCGGCTATGGCGCACGCTGCTCCATCTGACGGTGGTAGTCACCGCGGCCTCGGGCGTGCACTACGCCTATCGCGGGCTCGCTTGGCTGAGCTCCCGCGAACCCGAGATGTTCGCGTAGATCAAGCTAACAGCACGGCGACGATGCCGGTTAGAAAAACCCCGTCGAAGGTTCCCGCGCCGCCAATCGACGCGACCGGCGCGCCGAGATCGCTGAGCTTCCCTAGATTTGCGAGATCGGCGCCGATCAGCGTTCCCGCCACCCCACTCACATAGGCGATCGCGTCCAGATGCTGGTTACCAAACAGCCCGCTTAACAGATATGCGGCCATCGCCGCGACGATCGGCGGGATGAACATCGGCGTTGCGATGCCGAGTCCACGGACCGGCCGGGCAGATCGATTGACCACGATCGCTACGATCGTGGCGCCGATCGCTGCCGGTACGATCGCACTGGCCTGA
This region of Candidatus Binataceae bacterium genomic DNA includes:
- a CDS encoding pitrilysin family protein, which produces MIKKSVLTNGVRVLTEAMPQVLSATIGIWVENGSRYEEGPENGVSHFIEHLLFKGTAKRTAAQIAESIDAVGGVLNAFTGKEYTCYYAKVLGEDVKMTVDLLADIFLDSVFAPEEIDRERQVVLQEISQAEDTPDDFIHDLFNLHFWGGHPLALPIFGSVETVNAIDRELLVSFMADRYRAGRVFIAAAGAIDHELLVADCERLFGGIEGDGTIGPITAPTERLMVLNQAKKLEQAHICIGGRGLSQVDRLRYAGYVLNTALGGGMSSRLFQEVREKRGRVYSIYSFMSAFLDCGYFGIYAGTSPEWVDEVIDVTIKELVQVVREGLRPAELTRAKSQLKGNMLLGMESTDSRMNRLARNEIYFHRDIPLEEIARGIEQVTNDQVVELASSCFKGERMGMVMLGDLKGREIGPEIFAPLN
- the pnp gene encoding polyribonucleotide nucleotidyltransferase, whose translation is MYRKLEIEFAGRRLSLETGRLARQAHGAVLAQYGDTVVLATVVSAYQAREKIDFLPLTVDYQEKTFAAGKIPGGFFKREGRPSEKEILTSRLIDRAMRPLFPKGYDKETQIVVTVLSADRDNDPDTLALIAASAALEVSDVPHNGPVAAVRMGRIDGRITVNPKFAEFEESDISLVVAAKPDSIVMLEGGADIVDEEAVLEALFMAHEELRPVFELQEELRRLAGKPKREFKPKVLDPALLAAVKEQMGGDLEAALKISGKQERNNAVYALSDRVVEEMAGRFPDRVKELGEASEKVLRERVRRVIIEQDRRIDDRSSTEIRPLSAEVQVLPRTHGSALFTRGETQALVTATLGTSSDEQRVDALFGERFKKFMLHYNFPPFSTGEVKFLRGPSRRDTGHGALAERALAPILPAEDDFPYTIRIVSEVLESNGSSSMASVCGGSLALFDAGVPVKGAVAGIAMGLVKEGEQVRVLTDILGDEDHLGDMDFKVAGTADGITAIQMDNKVGGVTRDVMRQALLQAREARLFVLSVMEKALEKPRADTSTYAPRIVTLHIKPDKIRDVIGPGGKVIRGLVEETGCKIDIEDDGTVRIASADGDAMERAVAAIQGITAEPEVGRIYHGVVRKIVEFGAFVEIMPGTDGLLHISQLAKERVRRVEDVVHEGDEIMVKVLDVDRSGKIRLSLREAQEELEQKAK
- the rpsO gene encoding 30S ribosomal protein S15; amino-acid sequence: MPLEAARKRDIIKANARAATDSGSSEVQIAIFSARIEQLTQHLKGHAKDHHSRRGLLRLVGKRRRLLDYLHTQDFDRYKGLIAKLGIRR
- a CDS encoding VWA domain-containing protein — its product is MTIGLGGAILIFALMVCARIVGAQQGSFPAPLELPRNQPQSGAGSTLEVPANGLQHGATDQLPPIAPQAPQELSIAPRQLRNQSGYEQVTVTVTKQDGTYQTGLQRDDLQLSIDGQNRPIEFFRRDLNTPVSVGILVDTSGSMRPKIPQARAAITTFIEQLNPQDDIFLVAFSDRDYLLQPFTLNHRLVIDKLQILNPWGETALYDTIIEGLIRVRHGRWDKKALLVVTDGMDNESQADLQDVVAYARRMGVLVYSIGIGEDNGGGGGGLFSAFSGIDEVDGRTLRLLSGETGAKTYVLREVGDGEAMRDACRSISEELREQYTVGFVAPNASSGGYRTIRVDVPKHPEDTVRVRKGVTVAGGTESASAGAIGAP
- the hflX gene encoding GTPase HflX; amino-acid sequence: MVGVETGARDGITTEESLAELGALAESAGAEVAGSVQQKLKAIDPRTFIGRGKAAEVRELANQQGAVLAIFDDALSPAQARNLENELKLRVIDRSQLILDIFAQRARTLEGKLQVEIAQLSYLAPRLTRQWGHLSRQTGGSGAGGRIGTRGPGETQLEVDRRRVRERLTRLKARLGEVERTRSIQRRRRTDVPYATVALVGYTSSGKSTLMNALTGAGVEVADRPFSTLDPTIRRLKLPGNIQVMIADTVGFIHRLPHMLIEAFKATLEEVRSADLLLHVADASSPLLDERMRVVDQVLEEIGAGATPRLVVLNKIDLIEGPPRAHYGEECVGISALRRKGLDNLLEAIARTLAPLREEIAVTLPSARGDLVAMARRDGEVFAAEYSDGVVAMRARVSPAVAGRLRKAALLTRARSRWSVRE
- a CDS encoding CDP-alcohol phosphatidyltransferase family protein — protein: MASSPKSSAPPSLVAHYPQLSFGQLLNVPNALTLCRLFLIPVFLGMLSKGRFTTALYVFGAAAVTDALDGTVARWFDCRTEIGAILDPFADKLLLLSAFVALTTDNVMPGWLLGVVVIRDVVIVFGYLMISFYADERVPVRPSYLGKTATVFQLACVIGALSHLGASEPRLWRTLLHLTVVVTAASGVHYAYRGLAWLSSREPEMFA
- a CDS encoding DUF1614 domain-containing protein encodes the protein MFSLLEIGVIHYAFGALGLPPELAFMALFASLLGSFINIPIARIDGGAAHNAEMVSAFGVRYRVPARAAGASTVIAVNVGGAVVPILVCLYVLIHQASAIVPAAIGATIVAIVVNRSARPVRGLGIATPMFIPPIVAAMAAYLLSGLFGNQHLDAIAYVSGVAGTLIGADLANLGKLSDLGAPVASIGGAGTFDGVFLTGIVAVLLA